Below is a genomic region from Methanosphaera sp. ISO3-F5.
CAAAGACAGCAGCAAACAAAGAAAAAGTTATCATAACATCTCAACCAATAACATCATATGCAAATCAATTAATCACAATAAAAGCAAGTGTTACTTATCAAAATGGTGAAATCTTAAAAGATGCAAAAACTGCTATTAAAATTAATGGAAATACTATAGGTCATCCAAGAGTTACTAATGGAATCATATCCTTTAATTATATGCTACCAAAATGGCATGCAAAAGAATATGATATATCAATCACAGTAGGTGAAACTTCAGAAACAGCAACTACAAAAGCAACTTCATCCTTATTAATTAAGAGACATAATGTAATTGTTACATTAGAAGATTCTGAAGTCTTATCTGCAGCAAAAACAACATTAAAAGCAAATGTTAAATATGAAGATGGAACACCAGTAAATAGTACAAAAGCAGTTTTCAAAATAAACGGAAAAACTATTGGTTCTACAATAGTACAAAATGGGGTAGCATCAATAACTTGTGTTGTCCCTGCTAAGGCAAAAACTTATCCATTAATATTAAAAATAGGAGAAACCACAGTTTCATCTTATAAAGAAACTTCGGCTAAATTAGTAGTTAAGAAAAGAACACCTAAAATAGATGTTGATTCATTAATTTTTGTTAAAGAAGGTTATACTGTAACATTAAGAGCAAAATTAACAGATGTTGGTTATGCTGATGCTACAGGTAAACTTGGTTTCAAAATAAATGGAAAAACTGTTGCAACTGTAAAAATGGTTGACAGTACTGCTGAATACAAGTATGATTCAAGTAAATTAGATAAAGAGAATTATGTTGTAACAGTAGTATATGGTGGTTCTGGTGCATTAAATGAAGTAAGAAAAAATACAACATTAAGGGTTCAATCGGATTTAGTTTCAACTTATACTTATGCTCAATTACTTGAAAAAGGAGTATCTGTTAGAGATTTTATTAAAAACAATAATAGATTACCTAACTATGCAGCTATTGGTGGTAACGAAGTATCAATGGCAGATTTATTATACATGTATACTCAAATGTTAACATATAATAATTCTTTCCATAATGGGGGATTTTCAACACCTTCATCATCAGCCAGCACATCTCAGTATAATATTAACTTCTACACTAAGGACTATATGGCTTTGGCTAAGACTATAGTTGACTCTTATATAGAAAATGGACGTGCTCCAAAAACTATGAAAAGTGATTCAGGTTTAACCTTAAGCTTTACGGATGCTGTTTATGCTTACTCACGAGTAATTGGTTATTTGGCTGAGCACAATCGGTTGCCAAATTATGTTGGAATAGATAAGATTTCTTCTTCATCTTCAAGTTCATCATCAGGTTCATCTTCATCTAGTTCCTCCTCTTCAAACAGTGGATCAGCAACGAATAATGATGTACCTTCCGGATTTGAACAATACCTGGGCAGTGCTAAAAATGCAGCTGTAAATAGTACAACAATGTACAATGCAGTTAAAAAAGCAATCAGTGGTGCTACTTCTTTATATGCTCAAGCAAAAGCTATATTTGATTATGTAAATGCTGTAACTGATTATCAGTTTTACATGAATACTAGATATGGAGCATTAGGAACTTTAAGTAGAGGTTACGGTAACTGTGTAGATCAATCACACGTATTGATTGGTATGTTCCGTACAGCACGATTACCTGCAAGGTATTGTCATGCAACATGTTACTTCACAAGTGGTCTTGTAGTAGGTCATGTATGGACAGAAGTTTATGTAAATGGTCAATGGTATAAATGTGATACTACTTCAAGTAGAAATACATTTGGAGTAATAAATAACTGGTACAAATCCTCTACAGTTAAAAGATACACAAGTATATCATTCTAATATAGACTTATATTCTTTATTTTTCTTTTTTTTTCATATTATTTTATTATTTTTCTATTTAACTTATTATAAACATTATTTATACAATCTATTTTTTCAAAAAGTATAGAAGTTACTTTTAACATAACTAATAATAATATAAAATATTTTAAATAACATTAATTTTAGAATGTTAGAGGGGATAATAATGAAATTTAGTTTAGAACTTCTGCCAAATGAACCGATTAAAGACATATTAGAAGTTATAAAACTTGCAGAAAATATTGGATTTGAAAATATCTGGATAACTGATCATTATAATAATAGGGATGTTTTTGAAGTTTTAGCATTAGCTGCTCATGAAACAAGCACTATTCATATGGGGTCTGGAGTTTCAAATCCTTTTGTAAGAAATCCGGTTACAATAGCATCTGCTACAGCAACTTTAAATGAAATATCTGATGGACGAGCTATTGTAGGTGTAGGTCCTGGAGATAAAGCTACAATGGAAACATTAAATTTATCCTGGTCAAAACCTGTTAAAACAGTTAAAAATGCTATTAATGACATACGAGTATTGTTAAATGGTGAAAAATTAGATCAAGGCGCACATCTTAATGGAATAAAAAAAATAGAAAGTAACATTCCAATATATATGGCAGCTCAGGGTCCGATGATGCTTAAAGCATCAGGTGAAGTTGCTGATGGATGTTTAATTAATGCTTCCAATTCTAAAGATTTTGAAATAGCAGTTCCATTAATAAAAGAAGGAATTCAAAAAGGTGGTAATAAGGCCGATTATTATTTTGCAGCATATACTGCATGCAGTATTGATGAGAATGTGGATGTTGCATATAATCAGGCAAAAACAGTTGTTGCATTCATTCTTGCAGGTGCACCGGATGTGGTATTGGAACGTCATAATATTTCTGTAGATGTTGCAGTTAAAATTAGAAACGCATTAGCGGTATATGATTTTAAAACAGCAAGTAGTCTTGTTGATGAAAACATGATTGATGCATTTTCAGTTTGTGGAACACCAGAGGATATATCTGCTAAAATTGAAGAATTTGCAAAGTTGGGTATTAATGAATTTGTTATTGGTTCACCTATAGGAAAAGATAGGGAAAATGCTTTAAAATTAGTGGAAGATATTATTAACTCATTTAATTAAGGTTTTATCTATGAAAGTTCAGGAAATAAATAGGCAAATAAGGGAAAATTCTATTGCAAATATAATTAAAAAACGTGACAGAAAGAAGAATAAGAAACCATTACAGGCATATGCTGCTAGCTGGTCTAATGAGGACAGGTTATATGACTGTGTTGGTCATACAATTTTTATTGTTTTACCAACAAGTGGATGTGAATGGGCTACTAAAAGTGGTGGATGTACTATGTGTAGTTATATTTCTGATTCACCTCTGATGGATATTTCTAGTGATGATCTTGTCACGATATTTGATAATGAATGGAATAAGCAGCTAGAAAAGGTTGATATTTCAACTAAGGAGAATGTTGCTATAAAATTATTTGTTTCTGGTAGTTTTTTAAATGTAAATGAAATACCTGAAAAAGTGCAGGAATATATCTTCAATAAATTCAGCAAATACGACCAAATTAAAGAGGTAATTGTTGAATCCAAACCAGAATACATAGACGAATTTTCATTAAAAAGACTTGCAAGCATAATCCCTGATAAAATTTTTGAGATTGGTATAGGTCTTGAGACTTCTAATGAGGATACTCGATTAAATAAGATTAATAAAGGAATAACAAACAAATCCTTCGAAAAAGCAGTATCAACAATAAACTCAATAACAGAATATGATATAAGAGCAAAAGCATACCTACTAGTTAAACCAATACTGATATCAGAAAAACAAGCAATAGAAGAATCCATAGACTCAGCAAAATATGCAAAAGAAGTAGGAGTACGAAGATTAGCATATTGTCCTGCCACAGTACATGGAGGAACAATGATGGATTCCCTATGGAAAAAAGGTTCATATAATCCACCATGGATATGGAGTACAGTTGAAATAATAAAAGAAGTACGAAAAAATGTGGACATACCAATGATTATGGATACCGCAGGTTTTGGTACAAGACGAGGACCATTTAACTGTAAAAAATGTAACGCTAAACTCAAAAGTTTAATAATAAAATCAAATCTAGAACAAGAAATATCTGAAGAACTAGAAAACTTTACCTGTGAATGTAAAGAAAAATGGGCAGCTGACCTTGAATTTTCAGATATATTAAATACAACAACAAACCCAAAAAATTAGTAAAAAAAATAATAAAATATTAGGAAATAATTTAACCTAATATTTCCTTAATATCCTCTTCAGGTGTATTAATTAATTTTAAATCAAAGTTATCAACAAGTACAGTTAATATGGTTTCATCAATCCATGCTGGAAGAACAGGACCAATATGGATGTTGGTAAGACCTAATGATAATAAACTCCATAGAATTGAAACTGCTTTTTGTTCCATCCAACTTAATACGAAAGTAACAGGTAAATCATTTAATTCCATATCAAATACTTCTGTAAGTGCAGTTAATATTTCTGCTCCAACAATTGCATCATTACATTGACCAAGGTCAATTAATCTTGGAATTCCATCAATGTCACCTAAATCTAAATCATTGAATCTGTATTTTCCACAACCTACACATAATATAACAGTATCTTCTGGTAATTGTTTAGCAAATTCTGTGTAATATTCCATTTCTTTATTAAATGGTGTGTCACATCCACCCATCACAAAGAACTGTTTGATTTTTCCACTTAGTACGGCTTCTTTAATAGTATCAGCTAATGATAGTACTGTTGTTTTACCGAATCCTGTGGTGTATGATGTTTTTTCTTCTTCTTCAAGTTCAGGTAATTCTAATGCTTGTTTAATTATGTCACTGAAATCATAGTTATCAATATGTGGA
It encodes:
- a CDS encoding transglutaminase domain-containing protein; this encodes MVLFVSILLSISAISATDSNENTTTNDLTSDVVTNTQTESNTNIESNSIKNTVSNEYEAITNDISSDEKTISKQSTNNSNTKTAANKEKVIITSQPITSYANQLITIKASVTYQNGEILKDAKTAIKINGNTIGHPRVTNGIISFNYMLPKWHAKEYDISITVGETSETATTKATSSLLIKRHNVIVTLEDSEVLSAAKTTLKANVKYEDGTPVNSTKAVFKINGKTIGSTIVQNGVASITCVVPAKAKTYPLILKIGETTVSSYKETSAKLVVKKRTPKIDVDSLIFVKEGYTVTLRAKLTDVGYADATGKLGFKINGKTVATVKMVDSTAEYKYDSSKLDKENYVVTVVYGGSGALNEVRKNTTLRVQSDLVSTYTYAQLLEKGVSVRDFIKNNNRLPNYAAIGGNEVSMADLLYMYTQMLTYNNSFHNGGFSTPSSSASTSQYNINFYTKDYMALAKTIVDSYIENGRAPKTMKSDSGLTLSFTDAVYAYSRVIGYLAEHNRLPNYVGIDKISSSSSSSSSGSSSSSSSSSNSGSATNNDVPSGFEQYLGSAKNAAVNSTTMYNAVKKAISGATSLYAQAKAIFDYVNAVTDYQFYMNTRYGALGTLSRGYGNCVDQSHVLIGMFRTARLPARYCHATCYFTSGLVVGHVWTEVYVNGQWYKCDTTSSRNTFGVINNWYKSSTVKRYTSISF
- a CDS encoding 5,10-methylenetetrahydromethanopterin reductase codes for the protein MKFSLELLPNEPIKDILEVIKLAENIGFENIWITDHYNNRDVFEVLALAAHETSTIHMGSGVSNPFVRNPVTIASATATLNEISDGRAIVGVGPGDKATMETLNLSWSKPVKTVKNAINDIRVLLNGEKLDQGAHLNGIKKIESNIPIYMAAQGPMMLKASGEVADGCLINASNSKDFEIAVPLIKEGIQKGGNKADYYFAAYTACSIDENVDVAYNQAKTVVAFILAGAPDVVLERHNISVDVAVKIRNALAVYDFKTASSLVDENMIDAFSVCGTPEDISAKIEEFAKLGINEFVIGSPIGKDRENALKLVEDIINSFN
- a CDS encoding archaeosine biosynthesis radical SAM protein RaSEA, with the translated sequence MKVQEINRQIRENSIANIIKKRDRKKNKKPLQAYAASWSNEDRLYDCVGHTIFIVLPTSGCEWATKSGGCTMCSYISDSPLMDISSDDLVTIFDNEWNKQLEKVDISTKENVAIKLFVSGSFLNVNEIPEKVQEYIFNKFSKYDQIKEVIVESKPEYIDEFSLKRLASIIPDKIFEIGIGLETSNEDTRLNKINKGITNKSFEKAVSTINSITEYDIRAKAYLLVKPILISEKQAIEESIDSAKYAKEVGVRRLAYCPATVHGGTMMDSLWKKGSYNPPWIWSTVEIIKEVRKNVDIPMIMDTAGFGTRRGPFNCKKCNAKLKSLIIKSNLEQEISEELENFTCECKEKWAADLEFSDILNTTTNPKN